In a single window of the Platichthys flesus chromosome 5, fPlaFle2.1, whole genome shotgun sequence genome:
- the LOC133954275 gene encoding uncharacterized protein LOC133954275, protein MDQLHVFIIILVGSVASSPAHISGSVLNLTVSPGDNATLYCDCKHSTGEYIVWYRNCSHVNQPTLVMTTRYQFEKLELNHKYEDNLHPFPRFHLVRNNFSQSFDLLITNISESDEGLYYCGTEEGNTGKAEHQDKFIPTRYGNVTRMILTFESKQRVTARSCDLCWTLLFSLCPASAVISSLLSSSLVYHFCRRTEPEVHEEGSNSSDRKRGNQDGDVCYAALEIRQPTQRPKRKKTQSSDFSTYSDINTCRS, encoded by the exons ATGGATCAGTTGcatgttttcatcatcattcTTGTTG GGTCTGTTGCCAGCAGTCCAGCTCATATCTCTGGATCAGTGTTGAATCTGACAGTGAGCCCAGGAGACAACGCCACTCTCTATTGTGACTGCAAACATTCCACTGGAGAATATATAGTGTGGTACAGGAACTGTTCTCATGTGAACCAGCCAACACTTGTTATGACGACAAGATACCAATTTGAAAAATTAGAACTAAACCATAAATACGAAGACAATCTGCATCCCTTCCCTCGTTTCCACCTGGTGAGGAATAACTTCTCTCAATCCTTTGACCTGCTGATCACGAACATTAGTGAATCTGATGAGGGTCTCTACTACTGTGGAACAGAAGAGGGCAACACAGGGAAGGCTGAACACCAGGATAAATTTATACCTACAAGATATGGCAACGTCACAAGAATGATTTTAACTT ttgaGTCTAAACAACGTGTGACTGCTCGAAGCTGTGATCTGTGCTGGAcgctgcttttctctctgtgtccagCTTCCGCCGttatctcctctctcctgtcatcCAGTCTGGTTTATCACTTCTGTAGGAGAACAG AACCAGAGGTCCACGAGGAAGGATCTAATTCCAGTGATCGCAAAAGAGGAAATCAG GACGGAGACGTGTGTTACGCTGCCCTGGAGATCCGACAGCCCACACAGAGaccaaagaggaagaaaacacagagttctGACTTCAGCACCTATTCTGACATCAACACGTGCAGGTCGTAA
- the LOC133954273 gene encoding uncharacterized protein LOC133954273 gives MDQLHVLIILLVGSVASSQAHISGSELNLTVRLGDNATLYCDCKCSTGIFIVWYRNCSHVNQPTLVMKTRYPSEQLQLSHEYKNDLNPFPRFHLVKNESSESYDLLIMNISDSDEGLYYCGTEKANTNNANHKDKFIPTKYGNVTRRILTFESKQHEPAQSCDLCWTLLFSLCPASAVLSSLLSSSLVYHFCRRTAKEPKVHEEGSNSSERTRGNQDGDVCYAALEIRQPTQRPKRKKTQSSDFSTYSDINTCRS, from the exons ATGGATCAGTTGCATGTTCTCATCATCCTTCTCGTAG GGTCTGTTGCCAGCAGTCAAGCTCATATCTCTGGATCAGAGTTGAATCTGACAGTGAGACTAGGAGACAACGCCACTCTCTATTGTGACTGCAAATGTTCCACTGGAATATTTATAGTGTGGTACAGGAACTGTTCTCATGTGAACCAGCCAACGCTTGTTATGAAGACAAGATACCCATCTGAACAATTACAGCTAAGCCATGAATACAAAAACGATCTGAATCCTTTCCCTCGTTTCCACCTGGTGAAGAATGAGTCCTCTGAATCCTATGACCTGCTGATCATGAACATCAGTGACTCTGATGAGGGTCTCTACTACTGTGGAACAGAAAAGGCCAACACAAATAATGCTAATCACAAGGACAAATTTATACCTACAAAATATGGCAATGTCACAAGAAGGATTTTAACAT ttgaGTCTAAACAACATGAGCCTGCTCAAAGCTGTGATCTGTGCTGGAcgctgcttttctctctgtgtccagCTTCCGccgttctctcctctctcctgtcgtCCAGTCTGGTCTATCACTTCTGTAGGAGAACAG CTAAAGAACCAAAGGTCCACGAGGAAGGATCTAATTCCAGTGAGCGCACAAGAGGAAATCAG GACGGAGACGTGTGTTACGCTGCCCTGGAGATCCGACAGCCCACACAGAGaccaaagaggaagaaaacacagagttctGACTTCAGCACCTATTCTGACATCAACACGTGCAGGTCGTAA